In Meleagris gallopavo isolate NT-WF06-2002-E0010 breed Aviagen turkey brand Nicholas breeding stock chromosome 2, Turkey_5.1, whole genome shotgun sequence, the following are encoded in one genomic region:
- the GCM1 gene encoding chorion-specific transcription factor GCMa: MLKAADNVAMKQEDSANRNGEMTSWDINDIKLPQDVRQTDWFQEWPDSYVKHIYSSEDKNAQRHHSSWAMRNTNNHNSRILKKSCLGVVVCGNDCSTLDGRKIYLRPAICDKARQKQQRKCCPNCNGPLRLLSCRGHGGYPVTNFWRHEGKFIFFQSKGAHDHPRPETKLEAEARRSIQKAHTAFSPPSPTQIRLQEIKSLTGEEPTQKSLPLLLSEPDQCMLPASFGGCLSTSSLQQTTGCCVEQPPYPTAAAEHVEGQVHSAYGDSCTQAWSSPLHIPGVLPVTKGGHNPLRPSVGPLGEESCEGKAPPAYSLPPPSYPLPQHGPGLQGSHQHHQQLPALFKGSYGDAEEGRRCVNPSYCNNLFCNLYPLR, translated from the exons ATGCTGAAGGCTGCGGACAATGTTGCTATGAAGCAGGAGGACTCTGCGAACCGAAATGGAGAAATGACAAGTTGGGATATCAATGACATCAAACTTCCCCAG GACGTGAGACAGACAGACTGGTTTCAGGAATGGCCAGATTCCTACGTAAAACATATTTACAGCTCAGAGGATAAAAATGCTCAGAGGCACCACAGTAGCTGGGCAATGAGAAACACCAACAACCACAACTCTCGTATCTTAAAGAAGTCCTGCCTTGGGGTTGTGGTCTGTGGCAACGACTGTTCTACCTTGGATGGCAGGAAGATCTACCTGAGGCCAGCCATATGCGACAAAGCTAGGCAAAAACAGCAGA GGAAATGCTGTCCAAACTGCAACGGACCCCTGCGGCTCCTTTCCTGCCGAGGCCATGGGGGTTACCCAGTCACCAACTTCTGGAGGCATGAAGGCAAGTTCATATTTTTTCAG TCCAAAGGGGCTCATGACCATCCACGTCCAGAAACAAAACTAGAAGCAGAAGCAAGGAGATCCATTCAGAAAGCGCACACAGCTTTTTCTCCACCTTCTCCAACACAAATAAGGCTCCAGGAGATCAAG TCTCTGACAGGTGAGGAGCCCACCCAGAAGTCTTTGCCTTTGCTCCTTTCCGAGCCGGACCAGTGTATGTTACCTGCCAGTTTTGGGGGATGTTTAAGCACAAGCTCCTTGCAGCAGACAACAGGCTGCTGCGTGGAACAGCCGCCATATCCAACGGCAGCCGCGGAGCATGTGGAAGGCCAAGTGCACTCTGCCTATGGTGACTCGTGCACACAGGCCTGGAGCAGCCCCCTGCACATCCCTGGTGTGCTGCCAGTTACAAAGGGAGGCCACAATCCCCTCAGGCCCAGTGTTGGCCCTCTGGGAGAGGAATCCTGCGAGGGAAAAGCTCCTCCAGCCTACAGCCTTCCTCCTCCATCATACCCTCTGCCTCAGCATGGCCCCGGCCTGCAGGGCTCacaccagcaccaccagcagctcccagcgCTCTTCAAGGGAAGCTATGGTGACGCGGAAGAAGGAAGGCGCTGCGTGAACCCCAGCTACTGCAACAACTTGTTTTGTAACCTGTACCCATTACGGTGA
- the FBXO9 gene encoding F-box only protein 9 yields MFRAQWMFELAPGVSSSGLEPLPCRTSSRGPGVKSVDTRGKQEIAKEEKAKELFLKAVEEEQNGALYEAIKFYRLAMQLVPDIEFRIAYTRSPDGDGVGKRCVEDNEEDGKMADLLSDFQQQLTLQESSVKLCQPELDVNQTHISALPLEVLMYIFRWVVSSDLDLRSLEQLSLVCRGFYICARDPEIWHQVCLKVWGRSCNKLVPYSSWREMFLERPRVRFDGVYISKTTYIRQGEQSLDGFYRAWHQVEYYRYLRFFPDGQVMMLTTPEDPQSIVPRLRTKNTRMDAILLGHYRLSQETDNQTKVFAVIMKKKEEKPVDYHKYRYFRRVPVQETEHSFHVGLQLCSSGRQTFNKLVWIHHSCHITYKSTGETAVTTFDIDKMYTPLFFARVKSYTAFSEKPL; encoded by the exons atgtTCAGAGCTCAGTGGATGTTTGAGCTTGCCCCAGGTGTGAGTTCTAGCGGGTTGGAACCTCTGCCATGCAGAACATCATCAAGAGGACCTGGAGTAAAGTCTGTAGATACCAGAGGGAAACAGGAGAtagcaaaagaggaaaag GCAAAAGAACTTTTCCTGAAAGCAGTGGAAGAAGAGCAAAATGGGGCCCTTTATGAAG ccatCAAGTTTTATCGCCTAGCCATGCAGCTTGTCCCTGACATCGAGTTCAGGATCGCCTATACGCGGTCCCCAGATGGTGATGGAGTTGGAAAGCGGTG CGTTGAGGATAATGAAGAGGATGGCAAAATGGCTGATCTCCTGTCAGATTTCCAGCAACAGTTAACTCTCCAGGAATCTTCTGTCAAACTTTGTCAGCCTGAGCTTGATGTCAACCAGACACATATCTCAG CGTTGCCTCTGGAGGTACTAATGTACATTTTCCGATGGGTGGTTTCGAGTGACTTGGACCTGAGATCATTAGAGCAATTATCTCTTGTTTGTCGAGGATTTTACATTTGTGCCAG agatcCTGAAATCTGGCATCAAGTCTGTTTGAAAGTATGGGGCAGGAGCTGCAATAAACTTGTTCCATATTCCTCCTGGAGGGAAATGTTTTTGGAAAGGCCTCGTGTTCGGTTTGATG GTGTATATATCAGCAAGACAACATACATACGCCAAGGAGAACAATCTCTTGATGGTTTCTATAGAGCGTGGCACCAAGTGGAATATTACAG gtatTTGAGATTCTTTCCAGATGGTCAAGTTATGATGCTTACAACACCTGAAGATCCTCAATCTATTGTTCCTCGCTTACGAACTAAAAATACAAG AATGGATGCAATCTTGCTTGGTCATTATCGCCTTTCCCAGGAAACGGACAATCAAACCAAAGTATTTGCtgtaataatgaagaaaaaagaagag AAACCAGTTGACTACCACAAATATAGGTATTTCCGTCGTGTTCCAGTACAAGAGACAGAACATAGTTTTCATGTAGGACTTCAGTTGTGCTCCAGTGGGCGCCAGACATTCAACAAACTTGTTTGGATACATCATTCTTGTCACATAACTTACAA aTCGACTGGTGAGACAGCAGTTACTACTTTTGACATTGACAAAATGTACACCCCTTTGTTCTTTGCACGAGTGAAGAGTTACACTGCGTTTTCAGAAAAGCCGCTCTAA